In Methanoregula sp., a single genomic region encodes these proteins:
- a CDS encoding FHA domain-containing protein, translated as MNPADKSPTIIVHEESDSLEELSDYLDVLSSSARLRIVKFLEKKPHDARAISNEIETSYENTKKHLDKLLSIGVIKKEAGLGAPTSKGIHPVWEYSVVPGGLEAIIRNLGLFSNTRVQIVGGEISRRLEVVKGTISKEVLGNCPAAIILGGPDDGKVFILKSDTIAIGRIDPDNKTSFDPGKDIVLADDYTAVTRVSKPHGQFHRKKGIWYIEDCGSTGGTQLNNKKLESHALVPVRDGDLVELAKGISGVKLVLIIPPGA; from the coding sequence ATGAACCCTGCGGACAAGTCCCCGACAATAATTGTTCATGAAGAGTCTGATTCTCTGGAGGAACTCTCCGATTACCTGGATGTCCTGTCGAGCAGTGCACGGCTCAGGATTGTAAAATTTTTAGAGAAAAAACCCCATGATGCCCGTGCAATTTCAAACGAGATCGAGACCAGTTACGAAAATACCAAAAAACATCTGGATAAGCTTCTGAGCATCGGGGTGATAAAAAAGGAGGCTGGTCTGGGCGCCCCGACATCCAAAGGCATTCATCCCGTCTGGGAGTATTCTGTTGTCCCGGGGGGGCTCGAAGCGATAATCCGGAATCTGGGGTTGTTCTCCAATACCCGGGTACAGATCGTAGGAGGAGAGATCTCCCGCAGGCTTGAGGTGGTGAAAGGCACCATCTCCAAAGAAGTGCTCGGCAACTGCCCCGCTGCCATCATCCTTGGCGGGCCCGATGATGGCAAGGTGTTCATATTAAAATCAGATACCATTGCAATTGGCAGGATCGATCCTGATAACAAGACTTCTTTCGATCCCGGAAAGGACATCGTCCTTGCGGATGATTATACCGCGGTTACCCGGGTATCAAAACCCCATGGACAATTTCATCGTAAGAAGGGTATATGGTATATCGAGGACTGCGGCAGTACCGGCGGAACCCAGCTGAACAATAAGAAACTCGAAAGCCATGCACTCGTCCCGGTCCGTGACGGGGACTTAGTTGAGCTTGCGAAAGGAATTTCCGGGGTAAAACTGGTCCTGATCATCCCTCCCGGTGCATGA
- a CDS encoding L-threonylcarbamoyladenylate synthase produces MDIIEKAVSVLMHDGLVVYPTETVYGLGADAFSDEAIYRLYEAKHRPHGMPVSIAVSDFDMLATVAHVEPWMETFIQTFLPGPVTVVLASRNCVPDVLTGGTGMIGIRIPAHPLAQQLIERFDSPITATSANLHGAKDPQVPEECTVPYELLIDGGKLPGTPSTVVDLPKRTILRAGAGVDTIARFLVTL; encoded by the coding sequence ATGGATATTATCGAAAAAGCGGTTTCTGTCCTCATGCATGACGGCCTTGTGGTCTATCCGACAGAGACAGTCTACGGGCTCGGTGCCGATGCATTCTCTGATGAAGCGATTTATCGTCTCTACGAGGCAAAACACCGCCCGCATGGCATGCCGGTATCGATCGCAGTCTCAGATTTTGATATGCTCGCTACGGTGGCTCATGTTGAACCGTGGATGGAGACGTTTATCCAGACGTTCCTGCCGGGCCCGGTAACGGTAGTGCTGGCTTCCCGGAACTGTGTTCCTGATGTCCTGACAGGAGGGACGGGAATGATTGGCATCCGTATCCCGGCACACCCGCTCGCCCAGCAGCTGATCGAACGGTTCGATTCCCCCATCACCGCAACGAGCGCAAACCTTCACGGTGCAAAAGATCCGCAGGTTCCTGAGGAGTGTACGGTGCCCTATGAGCTGCTTATCGATGGCGGAAAACTGCCCGGCACCCCCAGCACGGTAGTTGACCTTCCTAAACGCACGATCCTCCGCGCAGGTGCCGGGGTTGACACGATCGCCCGGTTCCTCGTAACCCTGTGA
- a CDS encoding DNA polymerase subunit beta has protein sequence MKPIRLRDFIEDKDGWIYAVSTYDNAEKIGCVLRYVPDADGERLHASGTRYKKYDFEDAYAFIARHKPQYADLLQRIPYSDVKRVWKPDEELPQIARRHPRVQKLVALFGLPAGTVGCTGSLLCGLENGASDIDMVVYGRHWFTAQALVRQGILDGKVEGLSAEMWKKVYDKRKPEIPYDQFVLHEQRKWNRGQIEGTYFDILYTRSYDELKSAHLGKGTVIGKQTIEAKVTDASLSFDNPAIYEIEHESVSQVLSFTHTYSGQALSGEIIEACGVLEQHGNERWLVVGTTREARGEYIVSKTLLGQ, from the coding sequence ATGAAGCCCATCCGGTTACGCGATTTTATTGAAGACAAGGATGGCTGGATTTATGCGGTCTCTACGTATGACAATGCAGAAAAGATCGGCTGCGTGCTCCGGTATGTCCCGGATGCTGACGGCGAGCGCCTGCATGCTTCCGGCACCCGGTATAAAAAATACGATTTTGAAGACGCGTATGCGTTCATTGCCCGGCACAAACCGCAGTATGCCGATCTCCTCCAGCGCATCCCCTACAGCGATGTAAAGCGGGTGTGGAAGCCGGATGAGGAACTGCCGCAGATCGCCCGCCGGCATCCCCGGGTGCAGAAACTTGTCGCACTCTTCGGGCTTCCTGCCGGGACCGTCGGTTGCACGGGCTCGCTTCTCTGCGGGCTGGAAAACGGGGCCTCCGATATCGACATGGTGGTATACGGGCGTCACTGGTTTACCGCACAGGCGCTGGTCCGGCAGGGAATCCTTGACGGAAAAGTCGAAGGACTCTCGGCAGAGATGTGGAAAAAGGTCTACGACAAGCGCAAACCGGAGATCCCGTATGACCAGTTTGTACTCCACGAACAGCGCAAGTGGAACCGGGGCCAGATCGAAGGGACGTACTTTGATATCCTGTACACCCGGTCATACGATGAACTGAAGAGCGCTCATCTCGGGAAAGGCACGGTGATCGGCAAGCAGACAATCGAAGCGAAAGTGACCGATGCTTCCCTCTCGTTTGACAACCCGGCCATCTATGAGATTGAGCATGAATCGGTGAGTCAGGTGCTCTCGTTCACGCATACCTACAGCGGGCAGGCCCTTTCAGGAGAGATCATTGAAGCGTGCGGTGTCCTGGAGCAGCACGGCAATGAGCGATGGCTGGTTGTCGGGACGACCCGTGAAGCCCGGGGCGAGTATATCGTGTCGAAGACGCTGCTGGGGCAGTGA
- a CDS encoding DUF5612 domain-containing protein, whose translation METEPERLAMRIIAENRRGVLRDIATVVAAHDANIVMISQEVFESGPYTGMAELYFEYDSTDADDHDLLLEDLNAITSVRDVKAYKPFGHIFGSRVIIIGGGAQVAQVAMGAVNEADRHNIRGERISVDTIPLVGERTLALAVDAVARLPRASILVLAGSIMGGDISKAVDRVREAGIPVIALKMVGTVPEHADLVVTDPIQAGVFAVMHISSKAVFDINRVRGREF comes from the coding sequence ATGGAGACAGAACCCGAACGCCTGGCCATGAGGATCATCGCGGAGAACCGCAGGGGGGTCTTACGCGACATTGCAACCGTTGTTGCCGCCCATGACGCAAATATCGTGATGATCAGCCAGGAAGTGTTCGAATCCGGACCCTACACGGGTATGGCTGAACTCTATTTTGAATATGATTCCACTGATGCCGATGACCACGACCTGCTCCTGGAAGATCTCAATGCCATCACTTCTGTCAGGGATGTGAAAGCCTACAAGCCGTTCGGTCATATTTTCGGCTCGCGGGTGATCATTATCGGAGGCGGTGCACAGGTGGCTCAGGTTGCAATGGGTGCCGTGAACGAGGCTGACCGGCATAATATCCGGGGCGAACGGATATCCGTAGATACCATACCGCTTGTCGGGGAGCGGACCCTTGCGCTCGCGGTAGATGCGGTTGCCCGCCTGCCCCGTGCGTCTATCCTCGTGCTTGCCGGTTCGATCATGGGTGGCGACATCTCAAAAGCAGTGGACCGGGTCCGTGAGGCAGGGATCCCGGTCATCGCACTCAAGATGGTCGGCACGGTGCCGGAACACGCAGATCTCGTGGTTACGGACCCGATCCAGGCGGGTGTTTTTGCCGTGATGCACATCAGCAGCAAAGCGGTTTTTGATATCAACCGCGTCCGTGGACGGGAGTTTTAA
- a CDS encoding DUF3795 domain-containing protein: protein MTKSSSMAVKNPFRTTLIAPCGMNCAICMAYLREKNHCSGCYAPDRKCNQRCTIFACEKVRDKFCSPRCGEYPCKRLSQLDKRYRTKYGMSMIENLEAIKTHGIREFVKTERERWTCPACGGTINVHRGKCSVCGKERE, encoded by the coding sequence GTGACAAAATCCTCCTCCATGGCGGTGAAAAATCCCTTCAGGACAACGCTGATTGCGCCATGCGGTATGAACTGTGCGATCTGCATGGCGTATCTCCGGGAGAAGAACCATTGCAGCGGGTGTTATGCTCCTGACCGGAAGTGCAACCAGCGCTGCACCATCTTTGCCTGTGAAAAAGTAAGGGACAAATTCTGTTCCCCTCGCTGTGGTGAATATCCATGCAAGCGGCTCAGTCAGCTCGACAAGCGCTACCGGACGAAGTACGGCATGAGCATGATCGAAAACCTTGAAGCGATAAAGACGCACGGCATCCGCGAGTTCGTGAAAACCGAGCGGGAACGCTGGACCTGCCCGGCTTGTGGTGGCACGATTAATGTGCACCGCGGGAAATGTTCGGTGTGCGGGAAAGAGCGGGAGTAA